From the genome of Amycolatopsis sp. NBC_01488, one region includes:
- a CDS encoding DUF350 domain-containing protein: MNTTLALSDTFGSDLVRGIGAILLYGVVGLLLMFAGFYAIDWTTPGKLSKLVHAGLPNAVIITASGLLAMSFIIVVAIFNSASDLTGGLITSLVYGLLGIAVQVIAVRLLEWATRIDVGTMIESEKFEPASVVVAAAHVALGLVIAVGIS; encoded by the coding sequence GTGAACACGACCCTTGCGCTGTCCGACACGTTCGGCTCCGACCTCGTGCGGGGGATCGGCGCGATCCTGCTGTACGGCGTCGTCGGCCTGCTGCTGATGTTCGCCGGCTTCTACGCGATCGACTGGACCACGCCGGGCAAGCTGTCGAAGCTGGTGCACGCGGGCCTGCCGAACGCCGTGATCATCACCGCGTCCGGGCTGCTCGCGATGTCGTTCATCATCGTGGTGGCGATCTTCAACTCGGCCAGCGACCTGACCGGGGGCCTGATCACCTCGCTGGTCTACGGCCTGCTCGGGATCGCCGTCCAGGTCATCGCGGTGCGGCTGCTCGAATGGGCGACCCGGATCGACGTCGGCACGATGATCGAGAGCGAGAAGTTCGAGCCCGCCAGCGTCGTGGTCGCGGCCGCGCACGTCGCGCTGGGCCTCGTGATCGCGGTCGGCATCTCCTGA
- a CDS encoding glutathionylspermidine synthase family protein, giving the protein MYRDRREPRRDWQRIVEEQGLVYGTPARDSSGRVRPYWDESVHYVFDMDEVLSLEADVELLHSMCLEAVDNVVTTEGYQRFGIPEWVWPHIAESWKRQDPHVYGRFDLRYDGKSPAKLLEYNADTPTTLLEASLLQWHWKTDVFPDDDQWNSIHEKLVERWTQLQDKLPSNELHFTWSAADPSGEDNVTTAYLQETAAEAGLDTVGLAIEEIGWDPVLKRFVDLEEQQMATVLKLYPWEWVVDEEFGRHAVESLPRTLWIEPLWKMILSNKTLLAILWENYPGHPNLLPAFADDPGLLTEYVRKPKLGREGANVQIVAPGYETQTDGVYGAEGFVYQAFDPLPEFDGYRPALGAWIVGDSSAGLGIRETGGLVTDDGAAFVPHRIPEA; this is encoded by the coding sequence GTGTACCGGGACCGGCGTGAGCCGCGGCGCGACTGGCAGCGGATCGTCGAGGAGCAGGGACTCGTCTACGGCACGCCGGCCCGCGACAGCAGCGGCCGGGTGCGGCCGTACTGGGACGAGTCCGTGCACTACGTCTTCGACATGGACGAGGTCCTCAGCCTCGAGGCCGACGTCGAGCTGCTCCACTCGATGTGCCTCGAAGCCGTCGACAACGTCGTGACGACCGAGGGCTACCAGCGCTTCGGCATCCCCGAGTGGGTCTGGCCGCACATCGCCGAGTCGTGGAAGCGGCAGGACCCGCACGTCTACGGCCGGTTCGACCTGCGCTACGACGGCAAGTCGCCGGCGAAGCTGCTCGAGTACAACGCGGACACGCCGACCACGCTGCTGGAGGCGTCGCTGCTGCAGTGGCACTGGAAGACCGACGTCTTCCCGGACGACGATCAGTGGAACTCGATCCACGAGAAGCTCGTCGAGCGTTGGACACAGCTCCAGGACAAGCTGCCGTCGAACGAACTGCACTTCACCTGGTCGGCGGCCGACCCGTCCGGCGAGGACAACGTCACCACGGCGTACCTGCAGGAGACCGCCGCCGAAGCCGGACTGGACACGGTGGGGCTGGCGATCGAGGAGATCGGCTGGGACCCGGTGCTCAAGCGGTTCGTCGACCTCGAAGAGCAGCAGATGGCAACCGTGCTGAAGCTGTACCCGTGGGAGTGGGTGGTCGACGAGGAGTTCGGCCGCCACGCCGTCGAGTCGCTGCCGCGGACGCTGTGGATCGAGCCGCTCTGGAAGATGATCCTCTCCAACAAGACGCTGCTGGCGATCCTGTGGGAGAACTACCCCGGCCACCCGAACCTGCTGCCCGCGTTCGCCGACGACCCCGGCCTGCTCACCGAGTACGTCCGCAAGCCGAAGCTCGGCCGTGAGGGCGCGAACGTCCAGATCGTCGCGCCCGGCTACGAGACCCAGACCGACGGCGTCTACGGCGCCGAAGGCTTCGTCTACCAGGCGTTCGACCCGCTGCCCGAGTTCGACGGCTACCGGCCGGCGCTCGGCGCGTGGATCGTCGGGGACAGCTCGGCCGGCCTGGGCATCCGGGAGACCGGCGGCCTGGTCACCGACGACGGTGCCGCATTCGTCCCCCACCGCATCCCCGAAGCGTGA
- a CDS encoding septum formation family protein gives MSPSADRFPTATQTLRTRVVMGGIFAGALIALALSVLFSGSGGFAGGAGGGAGKLSAQAEEAFHSPPGSCLTWDNPDASDARKVACTQPHLFEVTTLVDIGAQFPAGAPVPSLEQWQQIAQQKCTADVKPYLGHNLDPYGKLSTNLLRPTPSQWDDGDRQLRCGLQWAGPGGRLLPTTGPAKTQDQSLVFEPGTCLALQGKGVGDPVDCAKPHSYEIIATLDLKSKFKDAYPSQDDQKAWLDTECTKQAANYTDGADLNAKKLILTWDLREQESWDAGSTKVNCKVAAILPDKSGLQAVTGSLKAAPGGPDGGQPDGGQPQDGGGGPATSSSAPPSTKAAG, from the coding sequence ATGTCTCCCAGCGCCGATCGGTTCCCCACCGCCACGCAGACGCTGCGCACCCGCGTCGTGATGGGCGGGATCTTCGCGGGCGCGCTCATCGCGCTCGCTCTCAGCGTCCTGTTCTCCGGCAGCGGCGGCTTCGCCGGCGGCGCCGGCGGCGGAGCGGGTAAGCTCTCGGCGCAGGCCGAAGAGGCCTTCCACTCCCCGCCGGGCTCCTGCCTGACCTGGGACAACCCGGACGCCAGCGACGCGCGCAAGGTGGCCTGCACCCAGCCACACCTGTTCGAGGTGACCACGCTCGTCGACATCGGCGCCCAGTTCCCGGCGGGCGCGCCGGTGCCGTCGCTGGAGCAGTGGCAGCAGATCGCGCAGCAGAAGTGCACCGCCGACGTGAAGCCGTACCTCGGCCACAACCTCGACCCGTACGGCAAGCTCTCCACGAACCTGCTGCGCCCGACGCCGTCGCAGTGGGACGACGGCGACCGCCAGCTGCGGTGCGGCCTGCAGTGGGCCGGGCCCGGCGGCCGGCTGCTGCCGACCACCGGACCGGCCAAGACGCAGGACCAGTCGCTCGTCTTCGAGCCGGGTACCTGCCTCGCGTTGCAGGGCAAGGGCGTCGGCGACCCGGTCGACTGCGCGAAGCCGCACTCCTACGAGATCATCGCGACCCTCGATCTCAAGTCGAAGTTCAAGGACGCCTACCCGTCGCAGGACGACCAGAAGGCCTGGCTCGACACCGAGTGCACCAAGCAGGCGGCGAACTACACGGACGGCGCCGACCTGAACGCGAAGAAGCTGATCCTGACCTGGGACCTGCGGGAGCAGGAGAGCTGGGACGCCGGATCGACCAAGGTCAACTGCAAGGTCGCGGCGATCCTGCCGGACAAGAGCGGCCTGCAGGCGGTGACCGGCAGCCTCAAGGCCGCGCCCGGCGGCCCCGACGGCGGTCAGCCCGACGGCGGCCAGCCCCAGGACGGGGGCGGCGGTCCGGCCACGTCGAGCTCCGCCCCGCCGTCGACGAAGGCCGCCGGCTGA